In Solanum pennellii chromosome 3, SPENNV200, a single window of DNA contains:
- the LOC107013574 gene encoding homeobox-leucine zipper protein HDG11: protein MEYVGTGGGGGTSSGGGADPHDGSDSHRRKKRYHRHTANQIQKLEAIFKECPHPDEKTRLQLSRDLALAPRQIKFWFQNRRTQMKAQHERADNCALRAENDKIRCENIAIREALKNVICPSCGGPPVTEDSYFDEQKLRIENMQLKEELDKVSSIAAKYIGRPISQLPPVQPIHLSSLDLSMSSFIGHGPNSLDLDLDLLPGSSSNMPSLAYATLNLSDMDKSLMADIAGNAMEELIRLVQTSEPLWMKSTIDGRDVLNSDSYDRVFPRANSHLKNPNVRIEASRDSGVVTMNGLALVEVFMDANKWHEFFPTIVSKARTLEVISSGVMGSRTSTLQLMYEELQVLSPLVPTRQLYFLRFCQQIEQGSWAIVDVSYDITQENQFSSTACKVHRLPSGCLIQDMPNGYSKVTWVEHVEVEEKGLIHRLYRDLIHSGLAFGAERWVGTLQRVCERHACLMVNSNPSHDHGGAIPSPDGKRSMMKLARRMVSNFCASVNPSNGHQWNTISGLNEFEVRATLQKCTDPGQPNGVVISAAATIWLPIPPQQVFNFFRDERTRPQWDVLSNQNPVQEVAHIANGSHSGNCISVLRAYNTSQNNMLILQESCIDSSGALVVYSPVDIPAINIAMSGEDPTYIPLLPSGFTISPDGRQLDTDAASCSSSSNASTIGGGRSGGSLITVVFQILVSSLPSAKMSPESVNTVNNLIGSTVHQIKSALNCSTS from the exons ATGGAGTACGTCGGCACCGGCGGGGG NGGTGGCACCAGCAGCGGCGGCGGTGCCGATCCTCATGACGGTTCCGATTCTCATCGGAGGAAAAAGCGTTATCATCGTCACACCGCTaatcaaattcaaaaacttGAAGC TATTTTTAAGGAATGTCCGCATCCAGATGAGAAGACGAGATTGCAGTTAAGTAGAGATTTGGCTTTGGCTCCTCGTCAGATTAAATTTTGGTTCCAAAATAGAAGAACTCAAATGAag GCACAACATGAAAGAGCAGATAATTGTGCGCTTCGAGCAGAGAATGATAAAATTCGATGTGAAAATATAGCAATTAGAGAAGCTTTGAAGAATGTGATTTGCCCATCATGTGGAGGTCCTCCAGTTACTGAAGATTCATATTttgatgaacaaaaattgaGAATTGAAAACATGCAATTAAAAGAAGAg CTTGATAAAGTATCTAGTATTGCTGCTAAGTATATAGGGAGGCCAATTTCACAACTCCCACCAGTGCAACCTATTCATCTATCTTCACTAGACTTGTCCATGTCTAGTTTTATTGGCCATGGCCCTAATTCCCTTGATCTTGATCTCGATCTTCTTCCTGGAAGTTCGTCGAATATGCCCAGTTTGGCCTATGCTACGTTGAATTTATCGGACATGGATAAGTCACTTATGGCTGATATTGCTGGTAATGCAATGGAGGAACTTATTAGATTGGTGCAAACTAGTGAACCTTTGTGGATGAAGTCCACAATTGATGGAAGAGATGTACTTAATTCCGACAGCTACGATCGTGTTTTCCCAAGGGCTAATAGTCATTTGAAAAATCCTAATGTTCGGATTGAGGCTTCGAGGGACTCAGGTGTTGTGACCATGAATGGTTTAGCATTGGtcgaggtgtttatggatgcg AATAAATGGCATGAATTCTTTCCTACAATTGTTTCAAAGGCTAGAACGCTCGAAGTAATATCATCCGGTGTAATGGGCAGCAGAACTAGTACATTGCAATTG ATGTATGAAGAATTGCAAGTTCTTTCACCATTAGTCCCAACGCGGCAATTGTATTTCCTACGGTTTTGCCAGCAGATTGAACAAGGTTCATGGGCTATTGTTGATGTTTCTTATGACATTACTCAAGAAAATCAGTTTTCTTCCACTGCTTGCAAAGTTCATAGGCTTCCATCTGGATGCTTGATACAAGATATGCCCAATGGTTATTCCAAG GTTACTTGGGTGGAACATGTAGAAGTGGAAGAGAAGGGTTTAATTCATAGACTATATAGAGATCTTATACACAGTGGATTGGCATTTGGAGCTGAGAGATGGGTTGGCACTCTTCAAAGAGTTTGTGAAAGACATGCTTGTCTCATGGTTAATAGCAACCCTTCTCATGATCACGGTGGAG CAATTCCATCGCCTGATGGGAAGAGAAGCATGATGAAACTTGCACGAAGGATGGTGAGCAATTTCTGTGCTAGCGTAAATCCATCAAATGGACACCAATGGAACACTATTTCTGGTTTGAATGAGTTTGAAGTCAGAGCCACACTCCAAAAGTGCACCGACCCCGGCCAGCCCAATGGCGTAGTCATAAGTGCAGCTGCCACAATTTGGCTACCAATTCCTCCACAACAAGTCTTCAATTTCTTCAGAGACGAACGAACTCGACCTCAG TGGGATGTTCTTTCAAACCAAAATCCAGTGCAAGAGGTTGCTCATATTGCAAATGGCTCTCATTCAGGGAACTGCATTTCTGTGCTACGG GCCTATAACACTAGTCAAAACAACATGCTGATACTCCAAGAAAGCTGCATAGACTCATCAGGGGCATTAGTAGTGTATAGTCCAGTAGATATACCAGCCATCAACATAGCGATGAGCGGTGAGGATCCCACGTATATCCCATTACTACCCTCGGGGTTCACAATATCGCCAGACGGGCGACAACTAGACACAGATGCAGCATCATGTAGCAGCAGCTCAAATGCAAGTACTATAGGAGGAGGCAGGTCAGGAGGTTCACTTATCACAGTAGTGTTCCAAATTTTAGTAAGCAGTTTGCCATCAGCAAAAATGAGTCCAGAATCAGTAAACACTGTGAATAATCTCATTGGCAGCACTGTTCACCAAATTAAATCTGCCTTGAATTGCTCCACTTCCTGA